In Montipora foliosa isolate CH-2021 unplaced genomic scaffold, ASM3666993v2 scaffold_457, whole genome shotgun sequence, one genomic interval encodes:
- the LOC137989370 gene encoding uncharacterized protein: MVEWILLHTHNVSALLHYLDDFITAVLPDTNQCAENLATSIAVCRSLGLPLHPDKCIGPSTRLVVLGIELDSVAQVACLPSDKLLALQVLLQSWRNRRWCTRRELESLIGHLHHAAKVVWPGRTFLRRMINLLQCFRKRDHPIRLNSEFHLDLQWWLQFLFSWHGVYFWLFPGMSATPDLEVTSDASGSLGFGAYFNGEWFSGAWVSSQASHSIAYKELFPIIIAAHVWGPHFARRHVSTPGSVASSVHSTSSPGRIDLLSLERQCQFLLAHGLADSTRRSYASGQRKFVNFCAHLGKLHPSGSPCPTDEWTLCLFATFLAGLVQHSSIKVYLSAVRALHIEEGFPDPLVNCLRLQRVLRGIKRTQGSPEAQRLPITDHILMIIFRSLDLSIFDHCMFWAACNLAYFGFLRSAEFTVPNLASFTPALHLSVGDISVDSDANPSCLRVRIKASKTDPFRKGCFVHIGRGRFPLCALQAVLAYLAVRGNSGGPLFLFQDGRPLTRAVLTARLREILAGAGVSGNFSSHSFRIGAATVAARNGIPDHLIQALGRWCSSAYQSYIRTPSESLASLSSHLASGSSIPTSKPNLIQPSLNKIDVDALRRDLRKFQDNYPKGVFEAWSQWVQSIDKLANRMGMAFGYNITKL; this comes from the exons ATGGTGGAGTGGATTCTCCTACATACACACAATGTTTCTGCGCTGTTACATTATTTAGACGATTTTATTACTGCAGTACTGCCGGATACTAACCAATGTGCTGAGAACTTAGCCACTTCCATAGCTGTTTGCCGCTCCTTAGGACTTCCACTCCACCCGGATAAGTGCATTGGCCCGTCCACGCGTTTAGTTGTTTTGGGCATTGAGTTAGACTCAGTGGCTCAGGTGGCCTGCCTCCCCTCGGACAAGCTCCTTGCTTTACAGGTGCTGCTGCAGTCGTGGCGGAATCGTCGCTGGTGTACTCGGCGCGAACTGGAGTCCCTCATTGGCCACTTACATCATGCCGCCAAGGTCGTGTGGCCCGGTCGTACCTTCCTGCGTCGTATGATCAATCTGCTCCAGTGTTTTCGTAAACGGGACCATCCAATCCGCCTGAATTCTGAATTTCACCTGGATCTTCAGTGGTGGCTTCAGTTTTTGTTCTCTTGGCATGGCGTCTATTTTTGGTTGTTTCCCGGCATGTCGGCCACCCCTGACCTCGAAGTTACATCAGACGCATCCGGTTCCCTTGGCTTTGGTGCTTACTTCAATGGGGAGTGGTTCAGCGGCGCATGGGTGTCTTCTCAAGCCTCTCACTCTATCGCCTATAAAGAGTTGTTCCCGATTATCATTGCCGCTCATGTTTGGGGGCCCCACTTCGCCAGGCGCCAT GTTAGCACCCCAGGCTCAGTCGCTTCCAGTGTCCATTCCACCTCATCTCCTGGAAGAATTGATCTGCTCTCATTAGAGCGGCAGTGCCAGTTCCTGTTAGCCCATGGTTTGGCTGACTCCACCCGGAGATCTTACGCATCTGGCCAGAGGAAATTTGTCAACTTCTGTGCGCATTTGGGCAAGTTGCATCCCAGTGGCTCCCCTTGCCCCACCGATGAATGGACATTGTGCCTCTTTGCCACTTTTCTGGCGGGATTGGTTCAGCACTCTTCGATCAAAGTTTACCTTTCAGCAGTTCGTGCCCTGCATATCGAAGAAGGCTTCCCAGACCCTCTGGTGAACTGTCTACGTTTGCAGCGGGTTCTTCGTGGGATCAAACGGACCCAAGGTTCCCCTGAGGCTCAGCGCCTTCCTATTACGGATCACATTTTGATGATCATCTTTAGGTCTTtggatttatcaatttttgacCACTGCATGTTTTGGGCCGCCTGCAACCTAGCATATTTCGGCTTCCTCCGATCTGCTGAATTTACTGTTCCTAATTTGGCTAGTTTCACCCCGGCACTCCACTTAAGTGTCGGTGACATTTCGGTAGACTCTGACGCCAATCCTTCCTGCCTGCGCGTGCGGATTAAAGCCTCCAAGACTGACCCTTTTCGGAAAGGCTGCTTTGTCCACATTGGCCGGGGACGCTTTCCTCTGTGCGCCCTTCAAGCTGTTTTGGCCTATTTGGCTGTGAGAGGGAACTCGGGTGGCcctctctttcttttccaggATGGTCGGCCCCTAACTCGCGCTGTCCTCACTGCTCGTCTCAGAGAAATCCTTGCTGGAGCAGGTGTGTCGGGCAATTTCTCCAGTCACAGTTTTCGCATTGGTGCGGCCACGGTGGCAGCTCGCAACGGCATCCCCGATCACCTAATTCAGGCCTTGGGTCGTTGGTGTAGCTCAGCTTACCAGTCGTACATTCGCACTCCATCCGAGTCATTGGCTTCCCTCTCTTCTCATCTCGCGTCTGGCTCA aGTATCCCAACAAGTAAACCAAATCTTATCCAGCCATCACTGAATAAGATTGATGTTGATGCTCTGAGAAGAGACCTCAGAAAGTTCCAGGACAACTATCCCAAAGGAGTATTTGAAGCATGGTCACAGTGGGTTCAAAGCATCGATAAACTTGCCAACAGAATGGGAATGGCCTTTGGATATAATATTACAAAATTGTGA